GTCCCCGACCGTAGTAACTCTGCGGCTTTTTCAACCCGAATTTTGTTCAGATACTCGCTAAAACCTTCTGTATGGTGTGCCGTAAAATAACTGGACAAGTAGGAAGGGTTAAAGTGAAAATATTGCCCAAGTGTCGTCAAATTGAGTGTTTCAGCATGATGCTCCTTAATATACTCCAGCAGTTTTTTCATGCTTGCGCTACTTCCCGGCTGTGTCTTGGCCATGATCTGTCTGTTCGCTTCCTCCAAAAAGGCCTCCAGAAGGCGCACAGCTTCATGTACATGAGGGGCATCATTAATTGTTTTGAAATAGGAATATTTCGCCGCATCCAACTCCTTCATATCATACCCCTGATTCCCGAGCAAAATCGTAATGTTGAACACGATATTTCCAAGAAGCGATTTGAATTCAAAAGCGGTAGAGGTATAGTTACCGGACATGGCGGCTACATAGGACCTCAAATCCTGAAAAGCTGTATCAAAATGCTCACGCTTCATCTCTTCTGTAAATTGTTTTAAGTTAAACGAGCTGTTCACTTGTACAGGCTGAGGGAGTTCGTCTTCTATTAACAGCGCTGTTCCTGGGAAATAAAAGCGGTAACTCAGCAGTTTTGGCAGTTCATCCTGATAGACGTCACTAATCTGATTGAACTCATCAAATAAATGGCTAACTGCCCAGCCTGTCTGTGGATCGACTCGCTTTGTCTCCTGAGCAACTTCCCTAACCGCAGCCATCCAGGCGTCTACTTCCCGTGGATCAAGATTGGCTAAAAACACAGCCGCATAGGCATCAGACGGCAGTTGTCGCAGTACGATGCGCTCACAGGCAGAGGATACTCGATCTGTAAGCTTGGAAAATAGGTCCGAGGCAGAGATGGAGCGCCCTTTATCCTGCTGTACCGACTGTTCTATACCTATGAGCGCAAAACGAGTATAAGGGAATGCTTGCTTCAGCAGCTCGGCGTCATAGTCCATGCTATACCCGGAGATCAGCTTTTCGATCACATGATCTATCGTAATTTGACTATTCCCAGCATCCGCCTGATATTGAATGGATGGAATTTTGCGAGCGGTTCTCTGGAGGACTTGGAGTAGTTCATCCGTGTCCAGCTTGGGCTTTAAAATATAGTCAGCAACCCCTTGTTGAAAGGTGGATCGCACGTAATTAAATTCACCGTAACTGCTAAGCACGATGACTTCAATATCTGGATAATTCTGTCTGACTATGCGCGTCAGCTCCTCGCCATCCATGATCGGCATCACGATATCTGTAATGACAATATGAGGACGCAAGGCTTCAATCAGCTCCAGCGCCTCTTTCCCGTTGGAGGCCTCACCTACAATTCGAAATCCATACTGTTCCCACGATAAATGGTGTTTAATTCCTTGCCGTACCAATATCTCATCATCCACAATCAAAATGTTGCATAGCTCATTCATGGCAGCACTCTCCGTAATTATACCTATTCGAGGATTTGTAAAAATCCTGATTCAAAAAAGACCTCCACCACGTGGACGTCATATCATCTGAGGCACATATTTGATAACGCTTCCAACTTAGCTTGAATCTAAAGCATTTAACCTTTACATGCTAACATAAACCACACGGGGATTCCAAAAAAAATTAGTCCAAATGGCATATAAAACACAAAAAAGGCAGCCGAGAAAACCTCGACAGCCTTAAACAACCGGGATTACCTTATACAGTACCCCAAGTCCGATCTCCTGCCAAATATTTTTCAGTCAAAATAGACAGCAGTTGAATGCCAACCTCATTGTGTCCTCCCTCAGGAAGGATCAGGTCAGCGTATTTCTTGGAAGGCTCAATAAATGCCTCATGCATCGGCTTAACCGTAGTCAGATAGTGATCGTGGATCGAATGGATGGTGCGGCCGCGTTCCTCAATATCGCGAAGAACCCGACGGAGAATACGCACATCAGGGTCCGTATCCACAAATACTTTGATGTCAAGCAGGCTGCGGAGCTTTTCGTCTGACAGTACGTGCAGACCCTCCAACATAACGATATGATTTGGCAGAAGCTCTACCGTCTCGTCCGTGGAGCGGGCATGAACCGTAAAATCATACACGGGCGCTTGTGTCGCTTGTCCTTTTTTCAGACATTGGAGATGCTCAATAAGCAATTCGTTGTCAAAGGCAAACGGATGATCATAATTGACCAAAGCACGTTCATCATAGCTCAGATGTGAATGGTCTTTATAATAGTTATCCTGAGATATGAAAGTCACTTTATTAGATCCCAGACGCTCAACGACGGCGCGTGCTACCGTCGATTTACCGGAACCTGTACCGCCGGCAATACCAATAATAAGCATGGCGTTTCACTTACCCTTCCCTAAATGTATCCCGATACAACTCAAGTATTGTAGCACAATGCACACTTTTTTTCATCACTGTTGAACTTTGTATTTCTTCCATTTCCGTATCTTGGCTCTGAATGTTTTAAACGGTGCCACCGAGTTGATGTGAATCCATCTTGCCATGGGCCAGTTTGGATTCGTACCCGTCCAATTGTGAACGCCTTGAGTGAAGAGCTCTTCGTGGCTAAGTGTGTCGATCCAATCCAGCCACTTTTGCTCAGTCAACTTGAACATATCGCGTAATTCGCGTAAAGATTGGTGGGAGTAAGTCTTGTAAAATGATTGATATAGTTCGCCTAGTCTGTTCCATTTATAATTGGGGGCGGGCATGATGACGGTTTTTCCTTCCCGTTCGTCTCTGTCCCATGTCATGACAAGATGAAGCCATCCGAGCTGGTAGGCAATCATCTCTGCGGGTGTTTTATCTACTT
The Paenibacillus peoriae DNA segment above includes these coding regions:
- a CDS encoding response regulator transcription factor, whose protein sequence is MNELCNILIVDDEILVRQGIKHHLSWEQYGFRIVGEASNGKEALELIEALRPHIVITDIVMPIMDGEELTRIVRQNYPDIEVIVLSSYGEFNYVRSTFQQGVADYILKPKLDTDELLQVLQRTARKIPSIQYQADAGNSQITIDHVIEKLISGYSMDYDAELLKQAFPYTRFALIGIEQSVQQDKGRSISASDLFSKLTDRVSSACERIVLRQLPSDAYAAVFLANLDPREVDAWMAAVREVAQETKRVDPQTGWAVSHLFDEFNQISDVYQDELPKLLSYRFYFPGTALLIEDELPQPVQVNSSFNLKQFTEEMKREHFDTAFQDLRSYVAAMSGNYTSTAFEFKSLLGNIVFNITILLGNQGYDMKELDAAKYSYFKTINDAPHVHEAVRLLEAFLEEANRQIMAKTQPGSSASMKKLLEYIKEHHAETLNLTTLGQYFHFNPSYLSSYFTAHHTEGFSEYLNKIRVEKAAELLRSGTMSISDISSMVGYSDPSYFTKVFKKVKGSSPSQYRREHLY
- a CDS encoding ClbS/DfsB family four-helix bundle protein, translating into MSSYDYASKSELKEAIHASYLRFDGEFQEIDESQKDIRIPEVDKTPAEMIAYQLGWLHLVMTWDRDEREGKTVIMPAPNYKWNRLGELYQSFYKTYSHQSLRELRDMFKLTEQKWLDWIDTLSHEELFTQGVHNWTGTNPNWPMARWIHINSVAPFKTFRAKIRKWKKYKVQQ
- the udk gene encoding uridine kinase; translation: MLIIGIAGGTGSGKSTVARAVVERLGSNKVTFISQDNYYKDHSHLSYDERALVNYDHPFAFDNELLIEHLQCLKKGQATQAPVYDFTVHARSTDETVELLPNHIVMLEGLHVLSDEKLRSLLDIKVFVDTDPDVRILRRVLRDIEERGRTIHSIHDHYLTTVKPMHEAFIEPSKKYADLILPEGGHNEVGIQLLSILTEKYLAGDRTWGTV